The following is a genomic window from Candidatus Zixiibacteriota bacterium.
TTTTTACCCGGAACAGCACCTTTGACCAGAAGGAGATTCTGGTCTTCGATAACCTGCACAACCTCAAGATTAAGAACAGTCACGCGATCTTTCCCTGTCTTTCCGGCCATGTGCATCCCTTTAAAAACACGCGACGGATACGATGATGAGCCGATTGATCCGGGCGCTCTCATCCGATCGGACTGGCCGTGAGTAGTCTGGGCACCAGAGAAACCGTGCCTTCTCATGGCTCCCTGGAAACCGAGGCCTTTGGAAATCCCGGTAATATCAACCCGTTCCCCCTTCTTTAAGATGGCGACTTTTATTTCATCGCCGACCTTGATATCCGGGCCAGCCTGAAGTTCTTTGACATAACGGGACGGTTTGACCCCGGCCTTTTTAAATACTCCCAGCTGCGGCTGATTGATATATTTTTCCTTTTTCTCGCCAAAACCGACCTTGGTGGACTCATAGCCGTCGCGCTCGGTCGTTTTTCGGTCTATCACGATGCAGGGACCGGCCTCGATAACAGATACGGGAACCGCCTCACCGTCATCGACAAAGACCCGAGTCATGCCTAATTTCTTTCCGTAAATTTCATTCATCAGAGCACCATCCTCAAGTCTTTATTTCCACATCAACACCGGCCGGCAAATCGAGTTTCATCAAAGCGTCAACCGTTTGCGGGGTTGATTCATAAATATCGATCAGCCGCTTGTGTATTCTTGTTTCAAATTGCTCCCGCGATTTCTTGTCAACATGCGGCGAGCGCAAAACAGTATATACAGTACGTTTTGTCGGAAGTGGAATAGGCCCGGCAATACGAGCACCCGTCCGCAAAACCGTTCGAGCAATTTCCTTGGTCGATCTATCCAGCGAATAGTGATCGTATGCCTTTAGCTTAATTCTAATTTTCTGGCCACTCATACAAATTAA
Proteins encoded in this region:
- the rpsJ gene encoding 30S ribosomal protein S10, producing the protein MSGQKIRIKLKAYDHYSLDRSTKEIARTVLRTGARIAGPIPLPTKRTVYTVLRSPHVDKKSREQFETRIHKRLIDIYESTPQTVDALMKLDLPAGVDVEIKT
- the rplC gene encoding 50S ribosomal protein L3, whose product is MNEIYGKKLGMTRVFVDDGEAVPVSVIEAGPCIVIDRKTTERDGYESTKVGFGEKKEKYINQPQLGVFKKAGVKPSRYVKELQAGPDIKVGDEIKVAILKKGERVDITGISKGLGFQGAMRRHGFSGAQTTHGQSDRMRAPGSIGSSSYPSRVFKGMHMAGKTGKDRVTVLNLEVVQVIEDQNLLLVKGAVPGKKGTLLKIRKTNRAREIGR